Proteins encoded together in one Methylocystis parvus OBBP window:
- a CDS encoding efflux RND transporter permease subunit, giving the protein MNISAPFIRRPVATTLIAAAFFLLGAVACVFLPIASIPAVEFPTIGVTAARPGTDPATMAATVAAPLERRLAGISSVTELTSVNSYGSTSITLQFGLDRNIDAAARDVQAAVNAAAADLPSDLPSPPSFRKASLSGPPVFVLAMTSETLPISAVYDVADSIIAQRTAQVPGVASVRIAGAEQPAIRVQADPARLAGMSLSIDMVADAVRKANVLGPLGALDGSARTLTFGANDLLQTPDEFRQIVIASSGGAVAKLGDVATVEPGSRNRLSAGWYNGKPAVFIVVSKQANANVIETVDHIKALLPRLRNWIPSGIEISVLTDRTQTIRASVWEIQRALLVSVALVMLVVFLFLRSAASAFAAGVTVPLSLMSACTAMWTAGFTLDNFSLMALTIAVGFVVDDAIVMIENIEKNMERGMQRLEAAIEGAQQIGFTVVSISLSLVAVFVPLLFMTDAVGLMLREFAFTLSFAIVASTLVSLTVTPMICAHFGAARPAQRAILDRIMERTLAAALRLYVRTLRPVIDRPRTTLLVILTTMGATAQLYLTIPKGAMPQDDIGLINGTTEGPPEASFARMVDLQRKAADVVAADPDVAAVGSILGVSGFGLLGNQGRFYIALKPADRRKATSAEVVARLRKNLAGIDGLKIFMAPAQDFRSGSRQSKAQFQFSLWDSSVEELAEWTPKVLRRLKGLPQLIDVSSDVQRGGFKANVVIDRNAASRMGVAISSIDAALNSAFGQRQASIIYAERNQYRVIVEAPESRQRSLPDLDNVYVAGAGGQITPLAAVARVERGVLPLAVNHQGVFPAITLTFNTAPGYSLGDASAAVREAMNDLHIPDGLHADFVGDAADFLKMAKGTPLFVFGALIAVYVILGMLYESLVHPVTILSTLPSAGLGALLALQASQTQFTTMALIGMLLLIGIVKKNGIMLVDFALQAEREKGLSARDAALMAATERFRPILMTTITAMLGALPLALATGVGAELRRPLGVTIVGGLLLSQIMTLYTTPVIYLIMSKLQKARPAAAPAGVDGLSEATTDATC; this is encoded by the coding sequence ATGAATATCTCCGCGCCTTTCATTCGACGCCCCGTCGCGACTACTCTGATCGCCGCCGCCTTTTTTCTGCTCGGCGCCGTCGCCTGCGTCTTTCTCCCGATCGCCAGCATTCCGGCCGTCGAATTTCCGACTATTGGCGTTACGGCCGCGCGGCCGGGGACCGACCCCGCCACCATGGCGGCCACCGTGGCCGCGCCGCTGGAAAGACGACTCGCGGGTATTTCGAGCGTTACCGAGCTCACCTCTGTCAACTCTTACGGTTCGACCTCCATCACGCTTCAATTCGGGCTCGATCGGAACATCGACGCCGCGGCGCGCGACGTGCAGGCCGCGGTCAATGCGGCGGCTGCCGATCTCCCCTCCGACCTGCCGTCGCCGCCTTCTTTCCGCAAAGCCAGCCTGTCCGGCCCGCCGGTCTTTGTTCTCGCGATGACGTCGGAGACGCTGCCGATCAGCGCGGTTTATGACGTGGCGGACTCGATCATCGCGCAGCGCACCGCGCAGGTTCCAGGCGTCGCCAGTGTAAGGATCGCCGGGGCCGAGCAACCGGCGATCCGCGTGCAGGCGGATCCGGCCCGACTCGCGGGCATGAGCCTCAGCATCGACATGGTGGCCGACGCCGTCAGGAAAGCCAATGTCCTCGGTCCGCTCGGCGCATTGGACGGTAGCGCGCGTACCCTTACCTTTGGGGCCAATGATCTCCTACAGACGCCGGACGAGTTTCGTCAGATCGTGATTGCGTCCTCTGGCGGCGCCGTCGCGAAGCTCGGCGACGTTGCGACCGTCGAGCCGGGCTCGCGCAATCGCCTGTCGGCCGGATGGTACAATGGCAAGCCCGCAGTGTTCATTGTCGTCTCCAAGCAGGCGAACGCCAATGTGATCGAGACTGTGGATCACATAAAGGCGCTGTTGCCGAGGCTGCGGAATTGGATTCCGAGCGGCATTGAAATCTCGGTGCTCACCGACCGCACGCAGACGATCCGCGCCAGCGTATGGGAGATCCAGCGGGCTCTGCTGGTCTCAGTCGCCCTTGTGATGCTGGTGGTGTTCCTTTTCCTTCGCAGCGCCGCGTCGGCTTTCGCGGCCGGCGTCACCGTTCCACTTTCGCTCATGAGCGCCTGCACGGCAATGTGGACGGCGGGATTCACGCTCGACAATTTCTCGCTCATGGCGCTGACCATCGCTGTCGGCTTTGTCGTCGACGACGCCATCGTGATGATCGAGAATATCGAAAAAAACATGGAGCGTGGGATGCAGCGTCTCGAAGCGGCGATCGAGGGCGCGCAGCAGATCGGCTTCACGGTCGTATCGATCAGCTTGTCGCTCGTCGCGGTGTTCGTCCCTCTGCTGTTCATGACCGACGCCGTCGGCCTGATGCTGCGCGAATTCGCATTCACGCTGAGCTTCGCAATCGTCGCCTCAACGCTCGTGTCCTTGACGGTCACGCCGATGATCTGCGCGCATTTTGGCGCAGCGCGGCCAGCGCAGCGGGCGATCCTGGACCGGATCATGGAGCGTACGCTGGCCGCGGCGCTGCGGCTATATGTCCGAACGCTGCGCCCCGTCATCGACCGTCCTCGCACGACCCTGCTTGTGATCCTGACGACGATGGGCGCGACGGCGCAGCTCTATCTCACCATTCCGAAGGGCGCCATGCCGCAGGACGACATCGGCCTCATCAACGGCACGACGGAAGGACCGCCAGAGGCGTCCTTCGCGAGAATGGTCGATCTGCAGCGAAAGGCCGCCGATGTGGTCGCCGCCGATCCAGACGTCGCTGCGGTCGGCTCCATTTTGGGCGTTTCCGGTTTTGGCCTGCTCGGCAATCAGGGCAGATTCTATATCGCCCTGAAGCCCGCTGACCGGCGCAAAGCGACGAGCGCAGAGGTCGTCGCAAGGCTTCGGAAGAATCTTGCCGGGATCGACGGCCTGAAAATTTTCATGGCGCCGGCGCAGGATTTTCGTTCGGGCAGCCGCCAGAGCAAGGCGCAATTTCAATTCTCGCTCTGGGACTCCTCCGTCGAGGAACTGGCCGAATGGACTCCGAAAGTCCTACGGCGGCTGAAGGGCCTGCCGCAGCTCATCGACGTGTCAAGCGACGTCCAGAGAGGCGGCTTCAAGGCGAATGTGGTTATCGATCGCAATGCGGCGTCACGCATGGGCGTGGCGATATCCTCAATCGACGCTGCGCTGAACAGCGCCTTCGGCCAGAGACAGGCTTCGATCATCTACGCGGAGCGCAACCAATATCGGGTGATCGTCGAAGCGCCTGAATCGCGTCAGCGCAGCTTGCCCGACCTCGATAATGTCTATGTGGCGGGGGCCGGCGGACAGATCACGCCGCTGGCCGCAGTCGCCCGCGTCGAGCGCGGCGTCCTGCCGCTCGCCGTCAATCATCAGGGCGTCTTTCCCGCCATCACACTGACCTTCAACACGGCCCCGGGCTATTCACTCGGCGACGCTTCGGCGGCCGTTCGCGAGGCGATGAACGATCTGCATATTCCAGATGGGCTGCACGCAGATTTCGTAGGCGACGCCGCGGACTTCCTCAAAATGGCGAAGGGGACGCCGCTCTTTGTGTTCGGCGCGCTTATCGCCGTCTATGTCATTCTCGGAATGCTCTATGAGAGCCTCGTACACCCGGTGACGATCCTGTCGACGCTGCCCTCGGCCGGACTAGGCGCGTTGCTCGCGCTCCAGGCGTCTCAAACACAGTTCACCACCATGGCCTTGATCGGCATGCTGCTATTGATCGGCATCGTCAAAAAGAATGGAATCATGCTTGTTGATTTCGCGCTCCAGGCCGAGCGTGAGAAAGGTCTCTCCGCGCGCGACGCGGCCTTGATGGCGGCGACAGAGCGGTTCCGCCCGATCCTGATGACGACGATCACGGCAATGCTGGGGGCGCTGCCGCTCGCCCTGGCGACGGGCGTCGGCGCGGAGCTACGGCGCCCGCTTGGCGTCACCATCGTCGGCGGTCTGCTGCTCAGTCAGATTATGACGCTCTACACGACGCCCGTCATTTATCTCATCATGAGCAAGCTACAAAAAGCGCGCCCCGCTGCAGCGCCCGCCGGAGTCGACGGACTGAGCGAGGCTACGACGGATGCGACTTGTTGA
- the mbnF gene encoding methanobactin biosynthesis FAD monooxygenase MbnF has product MTIHHVPVLIVGSGYAGLTAALMLSLRGVPCLLVERRATLCDHPRAHGLNLRSMELLRQVPGLEADLHRASRAAPGDNTVTIAKTVCGPVMKTMDSPGGFDTRRLSPTLMCSAGQDRVEPILLRHARMLGADIRFATELAAVSQDARGVRAALRDVASGEETTVASDYLVAGDGAGSAIRKSLGLDMAGIDGISHAVSILFEADLSIAMGGRGFLLCYLRHRDFTGAFVSCDDPDRGQLNIEYDPTREADSDFDVARCEKLVRAALGQPDLDVRILDVLPWRMSALLAERMSLGRVFLAGDAAHIMPPVGGLAGQTAIQDAVDIAWKLAMMIKGEADPALLDTYDAERRPVAQLSIARATENYVERLRQDRSDLSDAFGRVSNLDVAMSYRYRSPAISLEEPDDGSPTDDTMHPSGKPGTRLAHVLLMRDGAEISTHDLVGSNFVLLAGPLGSNWIEGARAITRRLPVPVMAYQIGVDLIDSSRLLLARTGIQPDGALLVRPDGFIAWRSLSCAADPTEALERAINSAACLAPMTHLRDPSVQRGEGFWVGTQIPERLHGE; this is encoded by the coding sequence ATGACGATACACCATGTCCCGGTCCTGATCGTCGGCTCCGGTTATGCGGGATTGACAGCGGCCTTGATGCTGTCGCTCAGAGGTGTTCCGTGCCTGCTCGTCGAGCGCCGCGCGACGCTCTGCGATCATCCGCGCGCGCATGGGCTCAATCTGCGCAGCATGGAGTTGCTGAGGCAGGTTCCCGGACTCGAGGCTGATCTTCATCGCGCTAGTCGCGCTGCGCCCGGCGACAATACGGTGACGATCGCAAAAACCGTCTGCGGCCCCGTGATGAAGACCATGGACTCGCCCGGCGGCTTCGATACGCGCCGGCTCTCTCCGACCCTCATGTGCAGCGCGGGTCAGGATCGCGTCGAGCCGATTTTGTTGCGACACGCGCGCATGCTCGGCGCGGATATCCGGTTCGCGACCGAGCTCGCGGCGGTTTCTCAGGACGCGCGCGGCGTTCGGGCCGCGTTGCGCGACGTCGCGAGCGGGGAAGAGACGACCGTCGCCTCCGACTATCTCGTCGCGGGCGACGGCGCCGGCAGTGCGATCCGCAAATCGCTCGGCCTCGACATGGCTGGAATTGACGGCATATCTCACGCGGTGTCCATTCTCTTCGAGGCGGATCTCTCGATCGCTATGGGAGGACGCGGCTTCCTTCTCTGTTACCTGCGTCATCGGGATTTCACGGGTGCTTTCGTCAGCTGCGACGATCCGGACCGCGGGCAGCTCAATATCGAATACGATCCGACCCGCGAAGCCGACTCGGACTTCGATGTCGCGCGCTGCGAGAAGCTCGTGCGCGCCGCGCTCGGTCAGCCAGATCTCGACGTCAGGATTCTCGACGTCCTTCCTTGGCGAATGTCGGCGTTGCTCGCCGAACGGATGAGTCTCGGCCGCGTGTTTCTCGCTGGCGATGCCGCCCATATCATGCCGCCGGTCGGAGGCCTCGCCGGCCAAACCGCGATCCAGGATGCGGTAGACATTGCCTGGAAGCTCGCCATGATGATCAAAGGCGAGGCTGATCCAGCCTTGCTGGACACCTATGACGCGGAGCGGCGTCCCGTCGCGCAGCTTTCGATCGCGCGTGCGACCGAGAATTACGTCGAGCGGCTACGCCAGGATCGCTCCGATCTCTCCGACGCTTTCGGCCGCGTCAGCAATCTCGATGTCGCGATGAGCTATCGCTATCGCTCGCCGGCAATTTCTCTTGAGGAGCCTGATGACGGCTCTCCGACGGACGATACCATGCATCCGAGCGGAAAGCCGGGCACCCGCCTTGCGCATGTTTTGTTGATGCGCGATGGCGCCGAGATTTCAACGCATGATCTCGTCGGAAGTAACTTCGTATTGCTCGCCGGGCCGCTTGGTTCGAATTGGATCGAGGGCGCGCGCGCCATCACGCGTCGCTTGCCTGTCCCCGTGATGGCTTATCAAATCGGCGTCGATCTAATCGACTCGAGCCGGCTGCTCCTTGCCAGAACCGGCATTCAGCCTGACGGAGCGTTACTTGTTCGCCCCGATGGATTTATTGCGTGGCGATCACTTTCTTGCGCCGCAGATCCAACTGAAGCGCTCGAGCGCGCTATCAACAGCGCCGCATGTTTAGCTCCGATGACCCATCTCCGGGATCCGTCGGTCCAAAGAGGCGAAGGATTTTGGGTAGGAACCCAAATCCCGGAAAGACTTCACGGCGAATAA
- the mbnM gene encoding hypothetical protein translates to MRDQGFWRGYWPLLLAIGASQLSQQADMAMVGRLGGAASGAYAMLTRLAVVDLVLMSAMGAVASTAVAKAQRDGGAAQMVGRTLGLALVAGLCCCALGLTAYPALAEALAGDGEVARLIGEAVFWYSLAAPFRFLTNTSAFALHALGFGAAVVRWKLTEFVAKAAANYLLMEHLGFGFAGCFVAGAIILVASTLWCRGTLAAHAIGWIAVPQRSWASMFLRSTAWEAQRILSLQLAVLFSLALFAAPWLGNYEVSRLASYAAGQTFLLVLFSPFMALMRFLAFRLANLREDERAASMRRLWLTGAPITAGGAMLLFIGRDALGELYGQHGPWWSALIQAAAISLPFRYVANVLRAILHARGNFGAVATADGVALWLLATPLVAMGLSLDSPVVAYSSLILPEAASTAWLWRRLDRSPRFGFVVERGENFALSKGNGP, encoded by the coding sequence ATGAGGGATCAGGGCTTCTGGCGCGGATATTGGCCGCTCTTGCTGGCCATCGGCGCTTCGCAACTCTCGCAGCAGGCGGATATGGCGATGGTGGGACGCCTGGGCGGCGCCGCGTCCGGCGCCTATGCGATGCTGACGCGGCTCGCGGTCGTCGATCTCGTGCTGATGAGCGCGATGGGAGCCGTCGCCTCGACTGCGGTCGCGAAAGCGCAGCGAGACGGGGGGGCGGCGCAAATGGTCGGTCGCACTCTCGGCCTCGCCCTGGTGGCAGGTCTGTGCTGCTGCGCACTCGGCCTCACCGCCTATCCGGCTCTGGCCGAGGCCCTTGCGGGCGACGGTGAGGTCGCGAGGCTGATCGGCGAAGCCGTCTTCTGGTACTCTCTCGCCGCTCCCTTCCGGTTCCTGACCAACACGAGCGCCTTCGCGCTTCACGCTCTGGGCTTCGGCGCCGCGGTGGTGCGCTGGAAGCTGACGGAATTCGTCGCCAAAGCGGCCGCAAATTATCTACTCATGGAGCATCTCGGATTTGGTTTTGCCGGGTGCTTCGTCGCCGGCGCGATCATCCTCGTCGCGTCGACCCTCTGGTGCCGAGGCACGCTCGCCGCTCACGCGATCGGATGGATCGCTGTTCCGCAGCGTTCGTGGGCGTCGATGTTTCTGCGCTCGACCGCATGGGAAGCGCAGCGCATCCTGTCCCTGCAGTTGGCTGTGCTGTTCAGCCTCGCTCTGTTCGCCGCGCCATGGCTTGGCAATTATGAGGTATCGCGCCTCGCTTCCTACGCCGCCGGACAGACCTTCCTGCTCGTCCTGTTCTCGCCATTTATGGCGCTGATGCGCTTCCTTGCGTTCCGATTGGCGAATTTGCGCGAGGATGAACGCGCCGCATCGATGCGTAGGCTCTGGCTGACCGGCGCGCCGATCACGGCAGGCGGTGCTATGCTGCTGTTCATTGGCCGCGACGCGCTCGGTGAGCTTTACGGTCAGCACGGACCATGGTGGTCGGCGCTGATTCAGGCCGCCGCGATCTCACTTCCTTTCCGTTATGTGGCGAATGTTCTGAGGGCAATCCTGCACGCGCGCGGAAATTTCGGCGCAGTGGCCACCGCCGACGGCGTCGCGCTGTGGTTATTGGCGACGCCTCTCGTTGCAATGGGCCTCTCGCTCGACTCGCCGGTCGTCGCTTATTCTTCTCTGATCCTTCCCGAGGCCGCTTCCACCGCATGGCTCTGGCGTCGCCTCGATCGCTCTCCCCGTTTCGGCTTCGTCGTTGAGCGAGGCGAGAACTTCGCCTTGTCGAAAGGGAACGGACCATGA
- the mbnC gene encoding methanobactin biosynthesis protein MbnC, whose protein sequence is MGRLSPAPVRIDADLLEDFADPARQDAYPRDSRGYVRVDISIRAYWHTLFDQVPQLLDLCGPDGRTIFLPFMQWAKEKKVSFNWAFYLWVYEWLLQSEFRDRLDTDLLLKMMSAAGGRWIGTDRDTDHCVIIMGCRLLEGSVVVGWKLNSLATTVIPVERIEFEKPLPSPSGLFGCFYTPTFELDHFPGWQPIPR, encoded by the coding sequence ATGGGCCGCTTATCGCCTGCGCCGGTTAGGATCGACGCCGACCTTCTCGAGGATTTCGCTGATCCGGCCCGGCAGGACGCCTATCCCCGCGATTCGCGCGGCTATGTCCGGGTCGACATCAGCATTCGCGCCTATTGGCACACTTTGTTCGATCAGGTTCCGCAATTGCTGGACCTCTGTGGTCCGGACGGGCGCACGATCTTTCTCCCTTTCATGCAATGGGCGAAGGAAAAAAAAGTGTCGTTCAACTGGGCTTTTTATCTGTGGGTCTATGAATGGTTGCTGCAGTCCGAATTTCGCGACCGGCTCGATACGGATCTGTTGTTGAAAATGATGAGCGCGGCAGGCGGGCGCTGGATCGGCACCGACCGCGACACCGATCACTGCGTCATCATAATGGGGTGCCGCTTGCTCGAGGGCTCGGTCGTCGTCGGCTGGAAGCTGAACAGCCTCGCGACCACTGTCATCCCGGTCGAACGCATCGAGTTCGAGAAACCTCTGCCCTCCCCGAGCGGACTCTTCGGCTGCTTCTACACGCCGACCTTCGAGCTCGACCACTTTCCCGGCTGGCAGCCGATCCCTCGATGA
- the mbnB gene encoding methanobactin biosynthesis protein MbnB, with translation MQIGFNFTLNGTLDMVRRMVRERQIDYVELLIDNFLHFPVEDLTDAFDCPVAFHIMFSRHLENDRESLRKFAERVRVFIDAMKPLYVSDHLLHFSHDGRRLFHLGEIDYAAYDSVRQRVEQWQEMLGVRLYLENYPSIMEGGWDAPDFYRRLSRETGSGVLFDASNAVVAMLNCGAPVDMWKDIVADTKHFHVAGYGPSFIEDDVIVDTHDREMSTETLDFLRRMRTDFDKPGATITYERDFEIDYESISVDLRRLREIFPRTEEEAHGPLIACAG, from the coding sequence ATGCAGATCGGATTCAATTTCACGTTGAACGGCACGCTCGACATGGTTCGGCGCATGGTCCGCGAGCGACAGATCGATTATGTGGAGCTGCTGATCGACAATTTTCTGCACTTTCCAGTCGAGGATCTGACCGATGCGTTCGATTGCCCGGTCGCTTTCCATATCATGTTCTCGCGGCATCTCGAGAATGATCGCGAATCGCTCCGCAAATTCGCCGAGCGCGTGCGCGTCTTCATCGATGCGATGAAACCGCTCTATGTGTCGGACCACCTTCTGCACTTCAGTCATGACGGAAGACGCCTCTTTCACCTCGGCGAGATCGATTACGCCGCTTATGACTCGGTGCGTCAACGAGTCGAGCAGTGGCAGGAGATGCTCGGCGTGCGGCTCTATCTCGAGAATTACCCCTCGATCATGGAAGGCGGCTGGGATGCGCCGGACTTCTATCGACGTCTCAGTCGGGAGACCGGCTCCGGGGTGCTGTTTGACGCCTCGAACGCAGTCGTCGCAATGCTCAACTGCGGCGCTCCGGTCGATATGTGGAAGGATATCGTCGCCGACACCAAGCATTTTCACGTGGCCGGCTATGGGCCGTCTTTCATCGAGGACGATGTCATCGTCGACACGCATGACCGTGAGATGTCGACGGAGACGCTCGATTTCCTGCGCAGAATGCGAACGGACTTCGACAAGCCCGGTGCGACGATCACCTATGAGCGCGATTTCGAGATCGACTACGAGTCGATCTCCGTCGATCTGCGCCGCCTGCGCGAAATTTTCCCCCGCACCGAGGAGGAGGCTCATGGGCCGCTTATCGCCTGCGCCGGTTAG
- the mbnA gene encoding methanobactin — protein MAIKIVKKEILPVIGRVQAFCSSCSGGGQCGCGPA, from the coding sequence ATGGCTATCAAGATCGTGAAGAAGGAAATCCTCCCAGTTATTGGCCGCGTTCAGGCATTCTGCAGTTCATGCTCGGGCGGCGGCCAGTGCGGCTGCGGCCCGGCCTGA
- a CDS encoding methanobactin export MATE transporter MbnM, translated as MRRSALLMLVLAASGLATVAHVFADPSPPAQWTWDLPSYIPPPRVPADNSMSEAKFQLGRRLFYDKRLSGNGTLSCSSCHLQERAFTDGRMTSIGSTGEHTPRNAPSIVNSAWHATYTWANPALVTLERQMENPLYGEHPIEMGVNDGNRKEIVARLRADPDYPHWFAEAFPEKKDQISFDTIIKAISAFQRGVVAFNSRYDQYLQGKIKLSESEQRGHDLYFGEKAECHHCHGTVNLDDQFVHGKTREAETPFHNTGLYNIDGKGAYPAPNLGLMDVSGDPDDMGKFRAPSLRNIAVTAPYMHDGSVATLEDVIEIYSQGGRKIESGPNAGDGRASPLKSGLIVKIDLTSQEKADLVAFLKTLTDETLLTSPRFSDPWVKSAVLK; from the coding sequence ATGAGACGCTCCGCTCTCCTCATGCTCGTCCTTGCGGCGTCAGGTCTCGCAACGGTCGCGCATGTCTTCGCCGACCCCTCGCCGCCCGCGCAATGGACATGGGACCTGCCGTCCTATATCCCGCCGCCGCGCGTGCCGGCGGACAATTCGATGTCGGAGGCCAAATTCCAGCTCGGGCGCCGTCTGTTTTACGACAAGCGCCTCTCGGGTAACGGGACGTTGAGCTGCAGCTCTTGCCATCTCCAGGAACGCGCCTTTACGGATGGCCGCATGACGAGCATCGGCTCTACGGGCGAGCATACTCCGCGCAACGCACCGTCCATCGTCAATTCCGCCTGGCACGCGACCTACACATGGGCCAATCCGGCGCTCGTGACGCTCGAGCGCCAGATGGAGAACCCCTTATATGGGGAGCATCCGATCGAGATGGGCGTCAATGACGGCAATCGTAAAGAGATCGTCGCGAGACTGCGTGCCGATCCGGATTATCCGCATTGGTTTGCCGAAGCTTTTCCGGAAAAGAAGGATCAGATCAGCTTCGATACGATCATCAAAGCGATTTCCGCCTTCCAACGGGGCGTCGTTGCGTTCAACAGCCGCTACGACCAATATCTGCAGGGCAAGATCAAACTTTCGGAATCCGAGCAGCGCGGCCACGACCTCTATTTTGGAGAGAAGGCCGAGTGCCATCATTGTCATGGCACCGTGAATCTCGACGACCAGTTTGTGCATGGGAAGACGCGCGAGGCGGAAACACCCTTCCACAATACAGGGCTTTACAATATCGATGGCAAGGGCGCCTATCCCGCTCCAAATCTGGGACTGATGGATGTCTCCGGCGATCCCGACGACATGGGCAAGTTCCGCGCGCCCAGTCTGCGTAACATCGCCGTGACCGCGCCCTACATGCATGACGGCAGCGTAGCGACGCTTGAAGACGTGATCGAGATTTATTCGCAGGGCGGACGGAAAATAGAGTCCGGCCCGAACGCTGGCGACGGACGTGCCAGTCCGCTTAAAAGCGGGCTGATCGTTAAGATCGATCTAACTTCGCAGGAGAAAGCGGATCTGGTCGCCTTTCTGAAAACGCTGACGGATGAAACTCTATTGACCTCGCCGCGCTTTTCAGACCCTTGGGTCAAGTCTGCCGTACTCAAGTAG
- a CDS encoding MbnP family copper-binding protein, producing the protein MRISVIPIVLAMAVFSASVSQAASAKQQPVAINFALMADGREVGCGAPLSNLGADRLPGKLQEARFYVYGFEMIDAKGAYTPVSLEQNDWQYADVALLDFKDARGGSAACSESNPAKNTRVIGTVPRGAYVGLSFSVGAPVESMVDGKAVSINHSNVETAPPPLDIAGMAWNWQAGRRFFTFEVYPPAPVVKTDGSKSRGWMVHLGSTGCKGNPATGEIVSCAHGNRFAVVFDRFDPKTQQIDVDLTTLLANSDITVDKGGAVGCMSGLDDPECPAVFKALGLNLTDTAPGANDAGKQTKSGVSPIFSVGAAAPAKDARGKQ; encoded by the coding sequence ATGCGCATTTCGGTCATTCCGATCGTCCTTGCGATGGCCGTCTTTTCGGCGTCAGTGAGTCAGGCCGCTTCGGCGAAGCAGCAGCCGGTCGCTATCAATTTCGCGCTGATGGCGGACGGACGGGAAGTGGGCTGCGGCGCCCCATTGAGCAATCTCGGCGCTGACCGTCTTCCGGGCAAGCTGCAAGAAGCCCGCTTTTATGTCTACGGCTTCGAGATGATCGACGCCAAAGGCGCGTACACGCCGGTGTCGCTGGAGCAGAACGACTGGCAATATGCCGATGTCGCTCTGCTTGATTTCAAGGATGCGCGCGGCGGAAGCGCAGCATGCAGCGAGAGCAATCCAGCCAAGAATACGCGCGTCATCGGAACGGTGCCGCGCGGCGCGTATGTTGGCCTCTCATTCTCGGTAGGCGCGCCGGTCGAGAGCATGGTCGACGGCAAGGCCGTTTCGATCAATCATTCCAATGTCGAGACCGCGCCGCCTCCGCTCGACATCGCCGGCATGGCGTGGAATTGGCAGGCGGGGCGCCGCTTCTTCACCTTCGAGGTCTATCCGCCCGCTCCCGTCGTCAAGACCGACGGATCGAAATCGCGGGGCTGGATGGTGCATCTCGGCTCGACGGGATGTAAGGGCAATCCTGCGACCGGCGAGATCGTTTCCTGCGCCCATGGCAATCGCTTCGCCGTCGTCTTCGACCGCTTCGATCCGAAAACGCAGCAAATCGACGTCGACCTAACCACATTGCTCGCGAACAGCGACATTACCGTCGACAAGGGCGGCGCGGTGGGCTGCATGAGCGGCCTCGATGATCCCGAATGTCCGGCGGTGTTCAAGGCGCTTGGCCTCAACCTCACTGATACGGCGCCGGGCGCGAATGACGCGGGCAAGCAAACCAAGTCCGGCGTCTCGCCAATCTTTTCGGTTGGGGCCGCTGCGCCCGCGAAGGATGCGAGGGGCAAGCAATGA